Proteins from a genomic interval of Schaalia odontolytica:
- a CDS encoding recombinase family protein — MATIGYARVSTREQNTDAQEAELRAAGAQRVFVDHGVSSRLEHRPAWDACMEYLREGDVLVVRALDRLAGSERIAIDVIRDLGKRGVRLRSLTEPFLDVDASTPMGEAIIGIMAVLAQLRVSTIRENTRRGLAHARAEGRIGGRRPRVTGDRLEAAEAMFQAGMTHQQIASTLGVHRSTVTRALAKRRQERELGGA; from the coding sequence ATGGCGACCATCGGGTATGCGCGCGTGTCAACACGCGAACAGAATACGGATGCGCAGGAAGCAGAGTTGCGGGCAGCCGGCGCACAGCGGGTGTTCGTCGACCACGGCGTGAGTTCTCGGCTCGAGCACCGTCCCGCGTGGGATGCATGTATGGAGTACCTGCGTGAGGGAGATGTCCTTGTTGTCCGTGCGCTGGATCGGTTGGCAGGCTCGGAGAGAATCGCGATCGACGTGATCCGGGATCTGGGCAAACGTGGAGTGCGGCTCCGGTCGCTGACCGAACCGTTCCTTGACGTCGACGCGTCCACGCCGATGGGGGAAGCGATCATTGGGATCATGGCCGTGCTGGCCCAACTGCGGGTGTCGACGATCCGGGAGAACACGCGCAGAGGTCTCGCGCATGCGCGCGCTGAGGGGCGTATTGGTGGGCGTCGGCCGCGAGTGACTGGGGATCGCCTGGAGGCTGCTGAAGCGATGTTTCAGGCGGGAATGACGCATCAGCAAATCGCATCGACGTTGGGGGTGCATCGGTCGACGGTGACGCGAGCACTCGCCAAGCGCAGGCAGGAGCGCGAGCTCGGGGGCGCTTAG
- a CDS encoding nucleotidyl transferase AbiEii/AbiGii toxin family protein, whose amino-acid sequence MARSVQQTQRQLIACALEVLADADFALAGSGAIREHGMTQRPTNDIDLFTVMQASARFPHAVDSLIEHLTANNYDVTVERRSPSFAQLSVTPPHGAPLSVDLAIDWRAHTPVRLDIGPVLTLEDAIGNKLSALYSRSYPRDYLDVDAIRSTRTISDTRLIELLQERDAGFDAGFFTECLRGACNITLTQVSAYGVNAPQLHAIQQRFRAWADDIDDQRNEQPRGLRDVLRAIPQPTLPPTRSAHPSLPTTPSPSSVPPQQGQGPTL is encoded by the coding sequence ATGGCTCGCTCTGTACAGCAGACGCAACGCCAGCTAATCGCATGCGCGCTCGAGGTCCTCGCAGACGCGGACTTCGCCCTCGCTGGTTCGGGCGCGATCCGTGAACACGGGATGACACAGCGCCCCACCAACGACATTGACCTGTTCACGGTCATGCAAGCCTCCGCGCGGTTTCCCCACGCAGTAGACAGCCTCATCGAGCACCTCACCGCGAACAACTACGATGTCACCGTCGAACGCAGAAGTCCCTCTTTCGCCCAGCTCTCCGTCACCCCACCACACGGAGCTCCACTCAGCGTCGATCTCGCTATCGACTGGCGCGCCCACACACCCGTACGCCTCGACATCGGCCCCGTCCTCACCCTCGAGGACGCCATCGGCAACAAACTCAGCGCCCTCTACTCCAGGAGCTACCCACGCGACTACCTCGACGTCGACGCGATCCGATCCACCAGAACAATCAGTGATACGCGCCTCATCGAACTCCTGCAGGAACGCGACGCAGGCTTCGACGCAGGATTCTTCACAGAATGCCTCCGCGGGGCATGCAACATCACCCTGACACAAGTATCCGCCTACGGCGTCAACGCCCCACAGCTCCACGCGATCCAACAGCGTTTCCGCGCCTGGGCCGACGACATCGACGATCAACGCAACGAACAGCCCCGAGGACTGCGCGACGTTCTCCGAGCAATCCCACAGCCCACACTGCCGCCCACACGCTCTGCGCACCCGTCGCTGCCGACTACTCCCAGCCCAAGCTCCGTGCCCCCGCAACAAGGTCAGGGACCCACCCTCTAA
- a CDS encoding MobC family plasmid mobilization relaxosome protein, whose translation MTNLNQIAHHANTVHEVPEDFEAVVGGVADTIEEINARLDGVRR comes from the coding sequence ATGACGAACCTCAATCAGATTGCGCACCATGCGAACACGGTGCACGAGGTGCCCGAGGATTTCGAGGCTGTCGTAGGGGGAGTGGCCGATACGATCGAAGAAATTAACGCTCGCCTCGATGGGGTACGGCGATGA
- a CDS encoding relaxase/mobilization nuclease domain-containing protein — protein MIPNIVTGGDTGGLMRYLVGPGRANEHENPHVIAGSRDIVRKWGDWETISVSQASEIATRLDAYMHETGTFPTGKARRFNPATGQVEWNGEIEANHVWHCSLSLSPEEAALGDEVWGRIAADFMSEMGFTGTDGKAPCRWVAIHHGSAKNGGDHIHIAANIVREDGTKWSPWYDQRRAQKACNVLEHRYGLLVVESREHGRGSRCDSAAAQNAAKRAGASRTDRAVLEERLRAAATAADSEADFVRRARRLGVRLHPRFARGRTDIVVGYSAALRTEDGQQTRWWGGGRIARDLTLTQLRTHWEDTPTSALEAVEAWKGHYPKRAPYDGPLWEDRIRALESFRAHLEQLSPTDRVGLANASADIAGLLHAQAITARTSGGRDMLERAAVQVGRCAQLKTRPADKRLVDVGARLASDLALSIAATSSPRMAAVALAHATVDLVQAIADLHEAAGQAATAAAIERDAQAVFDRVNTYPRVDVDALTSAYERLERASAPAQREAAPPLPPPPAPREDSAIVRDAQALANASADDALHRVRAVLDAAGMPLASSRPRGARSGIPRDVLGGQPRAFKPAAIGTDEAQCRAAEAAQRAQHKDNGPTR, from the coding sequence ATGATCCCTAACATCGTCACAGGCGGCGACACCGGTGGGCTCATGCGCTACCTGGTGGGACCAGGGCGCGCCAATGAGCACGAGAACCCGCACGTGATCGCGGGCTCGCGCGACATCGTGCGCAAGTGGGGTGACTGGGAGACGATCAGCGTCTCGCAGGCCAGTGAGATCGCAACGCGCTTGGACGCGTATATGCACGAGACAGGCACCTTCCCCACAGGCAAGGCACGCCGTTTCAATCCGGCCACCGGGCAGGTGGAGTGGAATGGCGAGATCGAGGCCAACCATGTCTGGCACTGCTCGCTCTCCCTGTCACCAGAAGAAGCTGCCCTTGGTGATGAGGTTTGGGGACGTATCGCCGCGGACTTTATGAGTGAGATGGGTTTTACCGGCACCGACGGAAAAGCACCGTGCCGGTGGGTTGCCATTCACCACGGGAGTGCAAAAAACGGCGGTGACCACATCCATATCGCTGCGAACATCGTGCGTGAGGATGGCACGAAGTGGAGTCCGTGGTACGACCAGCGGCGAGCTCAGAAGGCATGCAACGTGCTCGAGCACCGTTATGGACTCCTGGTGGTGGAGTCACGCGAGCACGGTCGCGGCTCGAGGTGTGATAGCGCGGCCGCACAAAACGCCGCGAAGCGCGCGGGTGCCTCGCGCACGGACCGCGCTGTCCTTGAGGAACGTTTGCGCGCTGCTGCTACGGCAGCTGATAGTGAAGCTGATTTCGTGCGTCGAGCTCGTCGCCTCGGGGTGCGTCTGCACCCCAGGTTCGCGCGCGGACGCACCGACATCGTAGTCGGGTACAGCGCCGCGCTCCGGACCGAGGACGGGCAGCAGACCCGATGGTGGGGCGGCGGCAGGATTGCCCGCGACCTCACTCTCACACAGCTGCGCACGCACTGGGAGGACACTCCGACGAGCGCGCTCGAGGCGGTCGAAGCGTGGAAGGGGCATTACCCGAAGCGGGCGCCCTACGATGGGCCGCTGTGGGAGGACCGCATCCGCGCGCTCGAGAGTTTCCGCGCGCACCTTGAGCAGCTGTCCCCCACTGATCGTGTGGGGCTTGCGAACGCATCCGCCGACATCGCCGGACTCCTGCACGCCCAAGCGATCACGGCGCGCACGTCGGGCGGACGGGATATGCTCGAGCGCGCGGCCGTCCAGGTGGGCAGGTGCGCGCAGCTCAAAACTCGGCCAGCCGACAAGCGATTGGTCGACGTGGGTGCCCGTCTGGCCTCAGACCTGGCACTGTCGATCGCCGCTACGTCGAGCCCCCGCATGGCGGCCGTCGCGCTCGCGCACGCGACCGTCGATCTCGTACAGGCGATCGCGGATCTGCATGAGGCTGCAGGCCAAGCAGCAACCGCCGCAGCGATTGAGCGCGACGCGCAAGCTGTTTTTGATCGCGTGAACACGTACCCGCGCGTCGACGTCGATGCTCTCACGTCTGCCTATGAGCGTCTTGAGCGAGCTTCCGCGCCCGCACAGCGCGAGGCTGCACCGCCTCTTCCCCCGCCGCCGGCACCCAGGGAGGACAGTGCGATCGTCCGCGACGCCCAGGCCCTCGCCAACGCGTCGGCTGATGATGCTCTTCACCGTGTCCGCGCCGTATTAGACGCGGCCGGCATGCCGCTCGCGTCTTCTCGGCCTCGCGGTGCGCGATCGGGTATTCCGCGTGACGTTCTGGGCGGCCAGCCACGCGCGTTCAAGCCCGCGGCAATAGGCACGGATGAGGCCCAGTGCCGCGCAGCCGAGGCCGCCCAGCGGGCACAGCACAAGGACAACGGCCCAACCAGGTAG
- a CDS encoding DUF4913 domain-containing protein, with protein sequence MNGHDPYEDVPPIDVEPPSDLEDVAPGDPSRDEPKLYYSSVHKFVEEFLTQIYDRSLGTGLNWCSEWWKHTEAVFYLTALWHSWEGLRASGELTAMATWSVQYLYPIMDRLMSENGPFKGCQPDERHRKGEHKDESAPHPGRVLPTTPPPPELVDERQ encoded by the coding sequence GTGAATGGGCATGACCCGTACGAGGATGTCCCTCCGATTGACGTCGAGCCGCCCAGCGACCTCGAGGACGTGGCGCCCGGTGATCCCTCGAGGGACGAACCGAAGCTGTACTACTCGAGTGTTCACAAGTTCGTTGAAGAGTTCTTGACACAGATTTACGACCGGTCCCTCGGAACCGGCCTCAACTGGTGCTCTGAGTGGTGGAAGCATACCGAGGCAGTCTTCTACTTGACCGCTTTGTGGCACTCATGGGAGGGCCTGCGAGCGTCAGGGGAGCTCACGGCGATGGCCACCTGGTCCGTGCAGTACCTGTACCCGATCATGGATCGCCTTATGTCCGAAAATGGCCCTTTCAAGGGGTGCCAACCCGATGAGCGACACCGCAAGGGCGAACACAAAGATGAGTCTGCACCCCATCCGGGGCGCGTGCTACCGACGACGCCACCGCCTCCCGAGCTCGTCGACGAGCGCCAATAG
- a CDS encoding type IV secretory system conjugative DNA transfer family protein: MSDSGRGIWLLLITLGVGGGCLYGARTLYTWWTGIELPSNLLELTGGIIRGQQPRAVAVLALLILLAGVAGVVGIARWRHRGPRRRKRGDRVARKSASRREVAVLGERAAASQASRLGVVADSPGLPIGRMVRGNAWLFSSWEFVCLMIAGPRTGKTTAFVVPRILAAPGAVLTTSNKRDVVDITRGQRAQNGTTWVFDPQGIAGEDQSWWWNILAGVRTPVDAVSLAEVFIDSQRDPGAMTNAYFDGASKDLVAALLLAAALGGRDIRAVHEWLTRPLDDEPVRILERAGQMMTAQSLRGMMNLPAETRGGVYGGASQTMSFLLNDEALRWVVPPVAKDSENVMEFRPTDFVASTDTLYCLSQEGRGSASPIVTALTVAVIEAALEHAKTQPGGRLALPLFVALDEAANVCRWRELPDLYSHFGSRGIVVDTVLQSWSQGVSVWGDAGMNKLWSASNVKAYGGGVSEDKFLQSLSTLIGMEYVDQVQTSSGRQGTSRSVSVGAAQRSIAPVSELMAMPPNRAWVFASGAPAVYVRTVPYWETKKR; encoded by the coding sequence ATGAGCGATAGCGGCCGAGGCATCTGGCTTCTTCTCATCACGCTCGGGGTCGGCGGAGGATGCCTGTACGGCGCGAGGACGCTGTACACCTGGTGGACGGGGATCGAGTTACCCTCGAATCTTCTGGAACTGACAGGCGGGATTATTCGGGGTCAGCAGCCGCGCGCGGTGGCCGTTCTCGCGCTCCTCATTCTCCTTGCCGGCGTCGCAGGCGTAGTCGGTATAGCCAGGTGGCGGCACCGCGGTCCGCGTCGGCGCAAGCGTGGGGATCGCGTTGCGCGCAAGAGTGCGTCGCGGCGCGAGGTCGCTGTCCTGGGGGAACGGGCGGCGGCCTCGCAGGCATCCCGGCTGGGTGTCGTGGCTGATTCTCCAGGCTTGCCGATCGGGCGCATGGTGCGAGGAAACGCGTGGCTGTTTTCGTCATGGGAGTTCGTGTGCCTGATGATTGCAGGCCCGAGGACGGGTAAAACGACTGCGTTCGTTGTCCCGCGGATTCTCGCTGCACCTGGTGCAGTCCTCACGACGTCGAATAAACGAGACGTCGTTGACATTACTCGTGGGCAGCGAGCTCAGAATGGAACGACGTGGGTCTTCGATCCTCAGGGCATTGCGGGGGAAGATCAATCGTGGTGGTGGAATATCCTGGCGGGGGTGAGAACACCTGTTGATGCTGTTTCGTTGGCCGAGGTTTTCATCGATTCCCAGCGCGATCCAGGTGCCATGACGAATGCCTACTTCGATGGGGCCTCGAAGGACCTGGTCGCTGCGCTTTTGTTGGCGGCCGCCCTCGGTGGCCGAGACATTCGTGCGGTGCACGAGTGGCTGACGCGGCCCCTCGATGATGAGCCGGTGCGGATCCTGGAGCGCGCCGGCCAGATGATGACCGCACAATCGCTGCGCGGGATGATGAATCTGCCAGCCGAGACCCGAGGTGGCGTGTATGGCGGTGCCTCCCAAACGATGTCGTTCCTGCTCAACGACGAGGCGTTGCGCTGGGTCGTGCCACCGGTGGCGAAGGATAGTGAGAACGTGATGGAGTTTCGCCCCACCGACTTTGTGGCATCAACCGATACACTGTATTGCCTGTCGCAGGAAGGCCGTGGTAGTGCGTCCCCGATTGTGACGGCACTGACCGTCGCAGTCATTGAGGCAGCCCTCGAGCATGCAAAAACCCAGCCAGGTGGCAGGCTTGCACTCCCATTGTTCGTTGCCCTCGATGAGGCGGCGAACGTGTGTCGGTGGCGTGAACTCCCCGATTTGTACTCGCACTTTGGCTCTCGGGGCATCGTTGTGGACACTGTTCTCCAGTCGTGGAGCCAGGGCGTGAGCGTCTGGGGCGACGCTGGCATGAACAAACTCTGGTCAGCGTCGAACGTGAAAGCCTACGGTGGCGGTGTCTCAGAGGACAAATTCCTCCAGTCGCTATCGACGCTGATTGGCATGGAGTACGTGGACCAGGTGCAAACGTCTTCGGGGCGGCAGGGGACCTCGAGGAGCGTGTCTGTAGGAGCGGCTCAGCGCTCGATCGCGCCGGTCTCGGAGCTCATGGCCATGCCCCCCAACCGCGCGTGGGTGTTTGCCTCGGGAGCGCCTGCTGTTTACGTGCGCACCGTGCCCTACTGGGAAACCAAGAAACGATAG
- a CDS encoding SCO6880 family protein encodes MSTIGATETEIRTYGNWRHPRLAGMGKSSFFETMALLALLIASILVYGSFGFARAAVLLLSGLSILVAMDIRDAHGVSVWDKMVERVSFARRRRARRTVYRSGPIGVVPGGRARLPGLLSGSRISEHVDSYDRPFALIHHGSAHVSVIMGVAPSGIALVDQERIDQQVAHWGVWLADLGSEIGIAQASVCVETVPDTGGALERQVNARLDATAPAIALSVVRDAVSQYRAGAAQLRCTVTLTFDTKRMSVKKRAADQIAREIGTRLPYLTHSLEAAGTGPAHLLTATDVTRLVRVAYDPASEPLFEEATAAGQKIDLDWEDAGPVGTHTSFDSFRHDSGLSRTWVLTKAPSGVVQSGVLSRLMSISRDVERKRVTLLLRPIDAAMTGDIVERDTTTARAAAGMSKNVTARAAREVAIARKNAQEEASGAGLVDFTVLVTATVTGEDLDDTAAAITSLASASKLRMRPAFGAQDSAFALGLPLGVVPSWQKVWAV; translated from the coding sequence ATGAGCACGATCGGTGCAACAGAGACGGAGATTCGCACGTATGGGAACTGGCGGCACCCGCGGCTGGCGGGCATGGGCAAGTCGAGCTTCTTCGAGACGATGGCGCTGCTGGCGCTGCTTATCGCATCGATCCTCGTGTATGGATCGTTTGGTTTCGCGCGCGCAGCGGTACTGTTGCTGTCGGGGCTGTCCATTTTGGTGGCGATGGACATCCGCGACGCCCATGGCGTGAGTGTGTGGGACAAGATGGTTGAGCGGGTGTCGTTTGCTCGGCGCCGTCGAGCTCGCCGCACCGTGTATAGGTCCGGACCGATCGGCGTTGTCCCGGGTGGGCGCGCGCGCCTTCCTGGCCTGCTCTCAGGATCGCGCATCAGCGAACATGTTGATTCATATGATCGACCGTTTGCCCTCATCCACCACGGCAGCGCTCACGTGAGCGTCATTATGGGCGTCGCTCCGTCGGGTATTGCCCTGGTTGACCAGGAACGCATCGACCAACAGGTTGCACACTGGGGTGTCTGGCTTGCCGACCTGGGAAGCGAAATCGGCATCGCTCAGGCCAGTGTCTGCGTGGAGACAGTGCCCGATACCGGCGGTGCCCTTGAGCGCCAGGTGAACGCTCGCCTCGACGCAACTGCTCCGGCGATCGCACTGAGCGTTGTGCGCGACGCTGTCTCGCAGTACCGCGCGGGTGCGGCGCAGCTGCGCTGCACAGTGACCCTCACCTTCGATACCAAGCGCATGAGCGTGAAGAAGCGCGCGGCCGACCAGATTGCCCGCGAGATCGGGACGCGCCTGCCCTACTTGACGCACTCGCTGGAAGCAGCCGGAACGGGACCTGCCCACCTCCTCACAGCCACCGACGTGACTCGCTTGGTGCGTGTCGCCTACGACCCGGCGTCCGAACCGCTCTTCGAAGAAGCAACGGCCGCTGGCCAGAAGATTGACCTGGACTGGGAGGATGCTGGCCCCGTCGGCACCCACACTTCCTTCGATTCATTCCGTCATGATTCGGGCCTGTCACGCACATGGGTGCTGACCAAGGCACCGTCGGGCGTCGTACAATCTGGCGTGCTGTCACGGCTCATGTCCATTTCGCGGGATGTGGAGCGTAAGCGCGTGACCCTCTTGCTTCGGCCCATTGATGCCGCCATGACGGGTGACATCGTCGAGCGCGATACGACGACGGCCAGAGCAGCGGCCGGTATGTCGAAAAATGTCACGGCGCGCGCCGCTCGTGAGGTAGCGATCGCCAGGAAGAACGCTCAGGAGGAAGCCTCCGGTGCGGGCCTGGTCGACTTCACAGTCCTGGTCACTGCCACAGTGACGGGGGAGGACCTTGACGACACAGCTGCGGCCATCACTTCACTTGCGTCCGCGTCGAAGTTGCGCATGAGGCCTGCCTTCGGAGCGCAGGATTCAGCGTTCGCCCTCGGGCTTCCGCTGGGTGTCGTGCCGTCCTGGCAGAAAGTGTGGGCAGTATGA
- a CDS encoding DUF6668 family protein, protein MSFEPAEGAWMAPVGPSVPIPPPPAVAAARPWAPGVDGLTVRRRIRRSAVDGAPLLWTVGAHGGAGTSTWASILGGGDAGASWPQHVDPTRALRVVVCCRSTAAGLRAAQDVAIEWASGALPGQLVGLVVGADAPGRLPRSLRDQFQISSGAFPHCTFVPWQAQWRFAQENDVNADRSRRINKIAATVAAWTERTA, encoded by the coding sequence ATGTCGTTTGAGCCTGCTGAGGGTGCTTGGATGGCGCCTGTTGGTCCGTCGGTGCCGATCCCGCCGCCTCCTGCTGTGGCCGCTGCGCGTCCGTGGGCTCCGGGCGTTGATGGACTCACGGTTCGGCGTCGTATCCGGCGATCGGCCGTCGACGGCGCGCCTCTCCTGTGGACCGTGGGCGCTCACGGTGGTGCCGGAACCTCGACCTGGGCAAGTATCCTCGGCGGCGGCGATGCCGGTGCATCGTGGCCGCAGCACGTCGACCCAACGCGAGCGTTGAGGGTCGTGGTCTGTTGTCGATCAACTGCGGCGGGGCTGCGTGCCGCGCAGGATGTCGCCATCGAGTGGGCGTCGGGAGCACTGCCGGGACAACTCGTTGGCCTCGTCGTCGGGGCCGATGCCCCTGGCCGTCTCCCGCGTTCGCTCCGCGATCAATTCCAGATCTCGTCGGGAGCATTCCCTCACTGCACATTTGTTCCGTGGCAAGCGCAGTGGCGCTTTGCCCAGGAAAACGACGTGAATGCTGATCGTTCGCGCCGTATCAACAAGATCGCCGCCACCGTGGCGGCATGGACCGAAAGGACAGCCTGA
- a CDS encoding helix-turn-helix domain-containing protein, giving the protein MVNKRSASNGSLSFDAAVGATVNQYLLIHGLTRAEIGKLLGVAGSNVSQRLRGQIGWPAHDLFALGRTFGVPVDALMPSPDGAGGWVPAPYAPASRALARDSAGEALVPQVGLEPTTDGL; this is encoded by the coding sequence ATGGTCAACAAGCGAAGCGCAAGCAACGGGTCCCTCAGCTTCGACGCGGCTGTCGGAGCAACGGTGAACCAGTACCTGCTGATTCATGGCCTCACGCGTGCCGAAATTGGCAAACTGCTAGGGGTTGCAGGGTCGAATGTCAGCCAACGTCTTCGAGGACAAATTGGCTGGCCAGCACACGACCTGTTCGCACTTGGGCGAACCTTCGGCGTCCCCGTTGATGCCCTCATGCCGTCCCCGGACGGCGCGGGCGGGTGGGTGCCCGCGCCGTACGCGCCCGCCTCGCGGGCCCTGGCGCGCGACTCCGCCGGGGAGGCATTGGTGCCCCAAGTCGGGCTTGAACCGACGACCGACGGATTATGA
- a CDS encoding pyruvate dehydrogenase yields the protein MNVAEQIVGQLVDAGVHHIYGIVGDSLNPIVDAVRKTGGSKKGGIDWIHVRHEEAAAFAASAEAQLTGKLAVCAGSCGPGNLHLINGLYDANRTGAPVLAIASHIPSVQIGSMYFQETHPDRIFEECSVYNELISSAAQSPRTVNSAIRHAVGLGGVAVITLPGDVSDLKAVDHVPTYAPARPATLAPNAADIEEAAALLNKADKVAIFAGAGVEGAHDEVIALADALKAPIGHSLRGKNFIQYDNPFDVGMTGLLGYGAAAEGMSDADVLILLGTDFPYDQFLPSTPTIQVDTHAEKLGRRTDVGLAIHAQVKPFIEALLPHLRQDRSDAFLTAKIKKHSEIMHAPVGAYTRNVEKMRPIHPEYAAHLLNETAAKDAIVTADTGMCNVWTARYIDPLGTRRLIGSLLHGSMANALPMALGAQVAYPDRQVVSVSGDGGLSMLLGELITAKMYNLPVKVVVFNNSTLGMVKLEMLVNGIPDFQTDVPDTNYAEIARAIGFHAERVKDAPRLADAYREAFAAPGPALVEVITDPNALSLPPAITGGQVVGFATAMSKIVLNGGIAEAFSMATSNMRNIPRL from the coding sequence ATGAACGTCGCAGAACAGATCGTCGGGCAGCTCGTCGACGCGGGCGTCCACCACATCTACGGCATCGTCGGCGATTCACTGAACCCGATCGTTGACGCAGTGCGCAAGACCGGCGGCTCAAAGAAGGGCGGCATCGACTGGATTCACGTCCGCCACGAGGAGGCTGCGGCGTTTGCCGCGTCTGCGGAGGCTCAGTTGACGGGCAAGCTCGCGGTGTGCGCGGGTTCGTGCGGCCCGGGCAATCTTCACCTCATCAACGGCCTGTACGACGCAAACCGCACGGGCGCACCCGTCCTGGCCATTGCCTCGCACATTCCGAGCGTCCAGATCGGGTCGATGTACTTTCAGGAGACCCACCCGGACCGCATCTTCGAGGAGTGCTCGGTCTACAACGAGCTGATTTCCTCCGCGGCGCAGTCGCCGCGCACCGTGAACTCGGCGATCCGCCACGCGGTTGGCCTGGGCGGCGTCGCCGTCATAACACTTCCCGGTGACGTGTCCGACCTCAAGGCCGTCGATCACGTTCCCACCTACGCGCCTGCTCGCCCCGCTACGCTGGCCCCCAATGCGGCGGACATCGAAGAGGCGGCCGCCCTGCTCAACAAGGCGGACAAGGTCGCGATCTTCGCGGGTGCGGGCGTCGAGGGCGCCCACGACGAGGTGATCGCGCTGGCGGATGCACTCAAGGCGCCGATCGGTCATTCGCTGCGCGGCAAGAACTTCATCCAGTACGACAATCCCTTCGACGTGGGTATGACGGGCCTGCTGGGCTATGGCGCGGCTGCGGAAGGCATGAGCGACGCGGACGTGCTGATCCTGCTGGGCACGGATTTCCCCTACGACCAGTTCCTGCCCTCTACTCCAACGATTCAGGTGGATACGCACGCCGAGAAGCTGGGTCGCCGCACGGACGTGGGCCTCGCGATTCACGCCCAAGTGAAGCCTTTCATCGAGGCTCTCCTCCCCCACCTGCGGCAGGATCGTTCCGACGCCTTCCTAACAGCCAAGATCAAGAAGCATTCGGAGATCATGCACGCTCCCGTGGGCGCCTACACGCGCAACGTCGAGAAGATGCGCCCGATCCACCCCGAGTACGCCGCCCACCTGCTGAATGAGACGGCCGCGAAGGATGCGATCGTCACGGCAGATACAGGCATGTGCAACGTGTGGACTGCTCGCTACATTGACCCACTCGGCACACGTCGCCTCATCGGTTCGCTGCTGCACGGCTCCATGGCGAACGCTCTGCCGATGGCGCTGGGCGCTCAGGTCGCCTACCCGGATCGACAGGTCGTGTCCGTGTCGGGCGACGGCGGCCTGTCGATGCTGCTGGGCGAGCTCATCACCGCGAAGATGTACAACCTGCCCGTCAAGGTGGTTGTGTTCAACAACTCGACGCTGGGCATGGTCAAGCTGGAGATGCTGGTCAACGGCATTCCGGACTTCCAGACTGACGTGCCCGACACAAATTACGCGGAGATTGCCCGCGCAATTGGTTTCCACGCGGAGCGCGTCAAGGATGCGCCACGCCTGGCGGACGCCTATCGCGAGGCGTTCGCGGCGCCCGGCCCCGCCCTCGTCGAGGTCATCACCGACCCGAACGCTTTGTCGCTGCCTCCGGCCATCACGGGTGGCCAGGTGGTTGGTTTCGCGACGGCGATGAGCAAGATCGTACTCAACGGCGGCATCGCTGAGGCATTTTCGATGGCAACCTCCAACATGCGCAATATCCCGCGGCTGTAG
- a CDS encoding low molecular weight protein-tyrosine-phosphatase, whose protein sequence is MRVLMVCTGNICRSTMAHQVLDEAVAAGGLSGAVRVDSAGVSDEEHGNPIDPRAARVLRAHGHGVPDHRARQVRADELADWDLVLAMTSSHYAALSRLRDRARPGGRAPEIRMFRDFDPQCAHLPEGPGRDKDLPDPWYGDFVDTLAVIERSTPALVDYVRP, encoded by the coding sequence ATGCGCGTCCTCATGGTGTGCACCGGCAACATCTGCCGGTCGACGATGGCCCACCAGGTGCTCGACGAGGCCGTGGCGGCCGGTGGGCTCTCCGGCGCCGTCCGCGTGGACTCCGCGGGCGTGTCCGACGAGGAGCACGGCAACCCCATCGACCCCCGTGCCGCCCGAGTGCTGCGCGCCCACGGGCACGGCGTCCCCGACCACCGCGCCAGGCAGGTGCGCGCCGACGAGCTGGCCGACTGGGACCTGGTCCTGGCGATGACGTCGTCGCACTACGCGGCGCTGTCGCGGCTGCGCGACCGCGCCCGCCCCGGCGGGAGGGCGCCGGAGATCCGCATGTTCCGCGACTTCGACCCCCAGTGCGCGCACCTGCCCGAGGGGCCCGGCCGGGACAAGGACCTGCCCGACCCCTGGTACGGGGACTTCGTGGACACCCTGGCCGTTATCGAGCGCTCCACACCTGCGCTGGTCGACTACGTGCGCCCCTAG